The region AAAATAACTTTGTCTTTGAGTGCCCGGTTACTGAACAGTGTCACTCTGGTGttaaaagcagctgttttgttGGAGGGATTCATCCATCAAAAACCTCTGAGTCGTGTCCAGAGACGGAGAGATCAGGAGAATATCGTAGGTGTGACACTGATGTCGATACCAAAATGTGTCAGGAGCCATGTGACAGCACACAGGGGGGTTATATGTCACCAAACGCTGCCAAATTGCCTCCAGTTTTTGATCCGTAATCCAAAAGATGTGAGGAAACCTCCACGTCCTTTAGATTTCCTCCGTgccattcagcagcagcagcacacgaGCTTCGACCTTCAAAGTGTTGCTTACTAATGAAGCTGCGTCACAGACTGGCTCCGGGCAAAGCCCTGAAATTCACAGCGACCCCGGAATCACGACTCACGATTCATCCTTCTgtcccaccaacacctcccacaCTCACACCGACCTGACTGAAACACTCCTACATCTCACATGTTCTcagccttcctcttcttcacacacacaaacacacacggtaCATCTCTCAGCAGGTCGCCCTGATTTGTAGCTATACAAAGTTATATTTTTAGACTTCTCCAATCCAATTTCTTCCTTAATCAACGCTTCCAAAATCAATGAAGAGACACAAGATCTGCCATTAATGCCACAATTTATTGCCACTGCTACACTAAAACTAGGTCACATGCACAGcaatatataaaatattgatGCTTGGACTGGAGGGattgtcctctcctgtttgcaaatcaaatcaaatcaaatcaatctttatttatatagcgtcttttacaatcaaaattgtttcaaggcacttttcagaatcccagggtctaaccccagacaagcaacagtggcaaggaaaaactccactttaacaggaagaaaccttgagcaggaccaggctcatctagGGGGGGGCGACTGGGgaaaggaaggggaggagaggagaggagaggagaggagaggagaggagaggagaggagaggagaggagaggagaggaaaccatgacccagtggggtgacagaggcctgtcaggtgatcatgtttctggaccccggcagcctcggcctatagcagcacagctaagatgttaacctaataattagacgaccccctaagaaTGATAATTTGTCcatctatgataataactggaactacagaattagtaacaataagctttttcaaagaggtaggttttaagtttgatcttaaaagtagagatggagtcagcctcccgtacctggacagggagctggttccatagcaggggggcctggtagctaaatgctcggccccccattccactcctagagactctggggaccacaagtagaccagcattctgagagcagagcagtctattgggctgataaggtatcactagctcctccaggtaggatggagctaggcctctgaggaccttgtaggtcaaaagaagggttttaaaaattattctaaatttaacgggcagccaatgaagagatgccattacaggagttatgtgatctcttttgtcaatacctgtcagaactctggctgcagcattttggatcaactggaggcctcttaaagagttgtttggacaccctgataataaagaattacaatagtccagcctggaagtaacaaatactggactaacttttcagcattatgccgcgtcagtagcttcctgatctttgagatgttcctcaggtgaaaacaggcacttctagagactgttttaatgtgtttggtcaaaagttactcctagattcctcacagagagactagatgttaatgagataccatctagagtgatcatgtgatctaatctatccctgagaggttcaggaccaaacaccatgacctcagtttttcctgagttaaggaggaggaaatttgaagacatccaggactttatgtctttaagacaggtctgaagcttcactaactgctctgcctcctctggtttcatggataaatatagctgagtgtcatcagcataacaatgaaaatttatcccatgctgccgaataatgttccccaagggaagcatgtacaaggtgaagaggactggtccaagtacagaaccttgaggaaccccatgacTAACCCTAccgtatgaagagggaacgccatggacatgagcaaactggtatctatcagataaatatgatctaatccagtctagtgctgtccctttaatcccaatcacatgttccagtctctgtaacaggatgctgtgatcaactgtatcaaaagcagcactgaggtccagcagaaccagcatagagaccagtccatgatcggaagctatgagaagatcattagtaactttaagaagtgctgtttctgtgctgtgatgagctctaaagcctgactgaaacatctcaaacaggctgttcctctgcaggtgctgcagtaactgagtcaccacaaccttctcaagaactttagagataaaaggaaggttggatattggcctataatttgctaatacgtcaggacccagtgatgtttttttaagcaacggcttaatcactgtcaccttgtaggaccagggtacataacctgacactaaagaaccattgatctgctccaggatagaactgcctatcactggtaaaacatccttcaacaggtgtgttgggatgggatctaaaagacacgtggtggtcttggattctgaattagcgatgacgcctcagaaaaaatatataggggtgaaggagtttaagggctcgttggagaacctgtatgttcccacagtcagcacatctggtgatggtccagttgttgggatggcctggttagctttttctctgatagccagaactttatcagtgaagaagctcatgaagtcttcacctctaagggaagaagggatacgtggatctaaaacactgtgactcttagttaatttggccacagtgctgaaaagaaagccttacggagggcctttttgtaaaccaatagacagtctttccaggctacatgatagctgtctattttacaagaatgccacttcctgtAAAATGCTAAATATCAGCTAAAAAATAAATTTACTCTTGACACAGAGAAAGGTAATACTGTAAATATCAGGATATTGGAGCTGTAGTTCTCCAGTTGGAGCCACAAAACAGCTGTAATTTGAATTTGACAAGAACTGTGATTCAGATGCTCGAAGTGACGTATAGAGCATTGGCAGGAAGCATCTCCTAATATGGCCAGAGCCAGACGAgacccccagccccccccttcACACGCATCGATATGCGCGACCACGTCCTCCGCGGTGTCCTGCAGCACCCACGCATACTATCAAACCGGGGAAGCCATGAAATCCCTGCTGCTGTTATGGTGCTGTAGAAATAAGTGTTGCGTaacaaatataataataatttcaaATGTaagcaaagacaacaaacatgCACAGCAAATAGAATCATGTCTGGtgttttttctattatttttcTTATTGTTTCTTATATGCTTCTCttaattttcttttatcattattactactactgttaGTAGTACTGTccttattactattatcgttagTATTACTCTGTATTAGTAATAAGATTAGTATTGTGTTTGTCTAGTATTAGTATGTTTATCAGCATTAGTATTCCAAGCGAGTAGAAGTGAACAGTTTGTCTGCATTACGGAGCCCCCATGAGTCATCCTGGTGCGTTTCAGCACCTTGGACAGCACCATCACGCAGATTtccccctccaacccccccaccccccacccagaaGGACCTACGTGTCCAGGATGTCATTGAGTATTAAAGTGTTTATAGGCTGCATTGTCGGTCTGCCTGAGGTGGTTCTTATTTACCAGAAATGAGAAGAAAGAATGAGCCGCAGTGGGAGGGGCGACAGATATGCCGCATTTTTCTGAATGGAATTACTCCATATACTCCCCCACCATccccaccaccaacacacacacacacacacacacacacacaccttcactcCGTTCTGACTCCTGATTGGTCGAGCCGTGCCATCGCTGACGTCAGACGAGCGCTCTTGTGGACGAGTCCGCGCGCGAGAGCATCCATTCTGCCTCCCTTAGGCGGCTCGAAGACacacaggaggagaagaaatgtGCGCGGTGCCAAGTTCGAGTCCGGTGCAGCTTTGATGTTGGACAGCCAGGACTTTTCTGCTCGTCTGACCAGGAATTTAGCAGCACCACGCCGGACACGACTATCTCCATCAGCTGGATTACGGAGAAGAGGCGACAAGGCTGCAGCGACAAATTCCCCAAAAACGTTTTAAAGGTAAGATTGGTGCGACTGTGTGATGTGTGCATGGATGcaatgtgcgtgcgtgtgtgttcggGGGCGCGTCCTCTGCATGGTGCAATGGAGCCGCAGCTGAGTTACACAACAGGGAGCTCCACACCGTGGGGGTGGGATATACCTCCACACTGAGACGTGACCAGGATGAAAGAACGTTCAGCGAATCCTCCCTACTGTGCACAGACTCTCGTTACAATTATTTCTGAACTACATCCCAGAGTTCTGCGTTTATGCTCGTCAAAAGACGCACGAGCAGTTATATTCAAGATGTCTATAAAACTATAGCGAAAGACTGATTGCTGCAAAAAGTAATTATGGTTTAGTCGTTACCCCGTGATCCATTCATAGGTTTGTAACTGTCACGGTAGCCTGCGTGCTGCTGAGACAatttctgatgtcacagatccTGTAAAAAGCTGAATTATTTTTGGAAGCTAAATGGCGGAAAAATGTGAACCGATTTATGGgctgaaaatgaatgttttttatTAATGCAGCATTGAAATTTCCATGTATTTCCATAATTTTTAGTTCTAGAAGTCTCAAATTGTTATGTTAAAGCCAGATGAGACTTTAAAATACAACACATTTCTTAAAAAATGGGTATAAAATATCATAGAGTCATTTAGGTGCCACCTCCGGTCTCGATCAGCTGCTCAGGCCTGATTTAACatgttttcttctgtctgtttcaggCTGTGAGGCTGCTGAATGGCCATGATCCTCAATGCCTCTGACCTGGGCTGGGATGAGTCCTCAGGTGCAGAACCCTTTTTCCCCATGGACCAGGCAGACAGCGCACCTCCGCACAAAGTGCCACCCCTCACAGTGTGGGGCATCGCTCTCTGTGTATCGGGGACCGTCATCGCGACCGAAAATGCAATAGTGGTCACCGCCATTTTGGCCACCCCGTCCTTTCGGGCACccgtgttcctgctgctggcgAGTCTGGGACTGGCTGATCTCCTGGCAGGTGTTGCTTTGGTCCTGCACTTCCTCTTCGTGTTCTGCATGGAACCCAGTGACTGGTCCCAACTGTTGACCTCTGGACTTCTGGTGACGTCCCTCATCGCCTCGCTCTGTAGCCTGATGGGCGTGGCTCTGGATCGTTACCTGTCTCTAAGCCACGCCCTCACCTACGGTTCCAGCGAGTCTCGCCACAGGGCGgccgtcctcctgctgcttgtcTGGATCGGTGCGAGTATCATCGGGGCGGGGCCTGCAATGGGATGGCACTGTCTGAACCAGCCAAAATCTTGTTCTGTAGCGCGACCTCTGACCCGGACTTATTTGTCACTGTTGTGCGGCGGCTTTCTGTTGGTCGTTATGGTAACCTTGCAGCTGTACGCTGGAATCTGCCGAGTGGCACGTCGCCACGCTCATGCCATCGCAACCCAGAGACACTTCCTCCCCGCTGACCAATCATATGCAAGCAAAAACGGAAGTGGGAGGGGCTTCTCTCGGTTGATCCTGGTGCTCAGCGTCTTCGTGGGCTGCTGGATGCCGTTCTCTCTCTGGGGGCTGCTGGGAGACGCGTCCAGTCCTCCCCTCTACACCTATGCCACCTTGGTTCCGGCAGCCGGCAGCTCCCTGCTGAACCCGATCCTCTACAGTCTCAGAAACAAAGACATCCGGAAGGTGCTGCTCCAAGCATGCTgtccccacagacacacaccaaacacacacatacactacCCCGTCGACGTGTAAACGGCCAAGCTGaccgcacgtgtgtgtgcgtgccaaACATATCACTGTTGTGTGCCAAGACAAACACATAGCCGCAGACTCACATGTTGGACACATACACACTCCCACGTATCCAAGCGGCACGAGAGATGATGTTCTTCTGCAAAACAGAGTGTTCTTAGAACACTGCCGAGATGGGGAGCCGCCGGTGGATGATTCAAGACTGAACGTACCGTCTTGTTTGTACTTGTGCCTCTTTCTCAGTACTTTGTCGACTGAATCTGCAGACTGATACAATCAGAGACTCCATTAAAAATTTGACTCCTTGGCACTTTAAAGACGAGCGGGACATAATGGTTTGTTTAATGTAAGCCTTTCACAGTGTTTTGACATGTGTGATCCAAAGCTTGTATTTGTTTCTTACTTGAAGTtctaaaaaacacacacacacacaaacacacacatagttccagttctctgagattcTATTTTGCACATGCTTTCCAAGGCACTTTGAGAGGTACTGACCATATGTTGGTGCCGCACAGTCTTTTTTTGAAATCAATGAATATTTTATACGGATGAATaataaatctgctttttttctaCCGTGTGATGTCGGAACTCGCCTTTTCTTCTGCCAGAGCTTTTACAGAGTTATCTTTCACTTTTTAAGCTAACGAGGCTGGAGTTATTCGACGGTCTGAGAAGCCTTTTCATTTTACATGCATCCTATTGCACAAGCAGAAGCGCTTGTGCAATAGGTCGCTCTCTCTTCCTACTCATTTTCTGACCTTTACAACTTTGGATTTATTTCCACATTTCTTAAACCCTCGGCCTCAGGAGTCCCCTACACCAACCTACAGGATGAGTCATAAATAACGCCGTGTTCTCCTACACTATCCTCCCAGGAAATTGTTATTCAATGCACAAAAACGGACATTATTCACTCGCCAAGAAAAGATGGCCAACACCATAATGCAATTTTAGATATCTTTATTGGAATGACTATAATCACTTTGGAAATTAAGGCAAAATAAGCAAAGCTGTCGCTGTGCATCTCGTACAGTTGTGCTTAAAAACATACAAATAAAAAGGCACTTGAGTGAG is a window of Takifugu flavidus isolate HTHZ2018 chromosome 21, ASM371156v2, whole genome shotgun sequence DNA encoding:
- the gpr3 gene encoding G protein-coupled receptor 3; its protein translation is MAMILNASDLGWDESSGAEPFFPMDQADSAPPHKVPPLTVWGIALCVSGTVIATENAIVVTAILATPSFRAPVFLLLASLGLADLLAGVALVLHFLFVFCMEPSDWSQLLTSGLLVTSLIASLCSLMGVALDRYLSLSHALTYGSSESRHRAAVLLLLVWIGASIIGAGPAMGWHCLNQPKSCSVARPLTRTYLSLLCGGFLLVVMVTLQLYAGICRVARRHAHAIATQRHFLPADQSYASKNGSGRGFSRLILVLSVFVGCWMPFSLWGLLGDASSPPLYTYATLVPAAGSSLLNPILYSLRNKDIRKVLLQACCPHRHTPNTHIHYPVDV